A section of the Saliniramus fredricksonii genome encodes:
- a CDS encoding MBL fold metallo-hydrolase: MQNRLKERVVRHSPSRGPGSPDVWGIYEPDTGSIQYIAADPATRKAAVIDVVWNFDPKHYRLDTGSMDQVLDIVRENGLTVEWVLDTHPHADHLMAAANLKQKTGAPMAIGEKVRDISKIWAEIYNLPDAFDPTRDFDHLFKEGETFKIGEIETRVMLSPGHTLGSITYVVGDAAFVHDTLMYPDAGTSRADFPGGNASELWDSIRAILDLPGETRLFVGHDYGTAERKEPMWEATVAEHRASNIHVKDGVTREAWIDRREARDKTLALPDRILAALQINLRGGRLPPAENDGRHYVKLPLNRF, encoded by the coding sequence ATGCAGAATCGTCTCAAGGAGCGCGTCGTCCGCCATTCCCCCTCGCGCGGTCCCGGCAGCCCCGATGTCTGGGGCATTTACGAGCCCGATACCGGCTCGATCCAGTACATCGCCGCTGATCCGGCAACCCGCAAGGCGGCTGTAATCGATGTGGTCTGGAATTTCGATCCCAAGCATTACCGCCTCGATACCGGCTCGATGGACCAGGTGCTCGACATCGTGCGCGAGAACGGCCTCACCGTCGAATGGGTGCTCGACACCCATCCCCATGCCGACCATCTGATGGCTGCGGCCAATCTCAAGCAGAAGACCGGCGCGCCGATGGCGATCGGCGAAAAGGTGCGGGACATCTCGAAGATCTGGGCGGAAATCTACAATCTGCCCGATGCATTCGATCCGACCCGCGATTTCGACCATCTGTTCAAGGAGGGCGAGACCTTCAAGATCGGCGAGATCGAGACCCGCGTCATGCTCTCACCCGGCCACACGCTCGGCTCGATCACCTATGTGGTGGGTGACGCCGCCTTCGTGCACGACACGCTGATGTATCCCGATGCGGGCACCTCGCGGGCCGATTTCCCCGGCGGCAATGCCTCGGAACTGTGGGACTCGATCCGGGCCATTCTCGATTTGCCCGGCGAGACGCGGCTTTTCGTGGGCCATGATTACGGCACCGCCGAGCGCAAGGAGCCGATGTGGGAGGCGACCGTCGCCGAGCATCGCGCCTCCAACATCCACGTCAAGGACGGGGTGACCCGCGAAGCCTGGATCGACCGCCGCGAGGCCCGCGACAAGACGCTGGCCCTGCCCGACCGCATTCTGGCGGCGCTCCAGATCAATCTGCGCGGCGGGCGTCTGCCGCCGGCGGAGAATGACGGGCGCCATTATGTGAAGCTGCCGCTCAACCGCTTCTGA
- a CDS encoding 2-isopropylmalate synthase — protein sequence MADQNTAKDRVLIFDTTLRDGEQCPGATMTLGEKLEVAELLDTMGVDIIEAGFPIASIGDFEAVSKIASLVKNATVAGLSRAAHKDIDRAAEAVRHAARPRIHTFLSTSPVHMKFKLQLEPEAVLEHVISSVTRARNHVDDVEWSAEDGTRTEFDFLCRCVEAAIKAGATTINIPDTVGYTTPEEYRDLFVKVRENVPNSDKAVFSVHCHNDLGMAVANSLAGVAGGARQIECTINGIGERAGNAALEEIVMAIRTRNDAFPYETGIVTEMLTKASKAVAHATSFPVQYNKAIVGRNAFAHESGIHQDGMLKHTQTYEIMTPESVGVSKTSLVLGKHSGRAALKNKLEEMGYELSDNQFQDVFVRFKALTDRKKTIYDEDLEALVDEKLAEAHERIRVVSLTVIAGTRGPQRALLKLDIGGDIRADEADGNGPVDAVFNAISTLVPHEAVLELYQVHAVTEGTDAQAEVSVRLHANGRSVTGRGADPDTLVASAKAYLSALNKLMARGEGLHAQHAAE from the coding sequence ATGGCCGATCAGAACACCGCCAAAGACCGCGTCTTGATTTTCGACACCACCCTGCGCGACGGCGAGCAATGCCCCGGCGCGACGATGACGCTGGGCGAAAAGCTCGAAGTCGCCGAATTGCTCGACACGATGGGCGTCGACATCATCGAAGCCGGTTTCCCGATCGCCTCGATCGGGGATTTCGAGGCGGTCTCGAAGATCGCATCGCTCGTGAAGAACGCCACCGTGGCGGGTCTCTCACGCGCCGCGCACAAGGATATCGACCGGGCGGCGGAAGCGGTGCGCCACGCTGCGCGCCCGCGTATCCATACCTTTCTCTCCACCTCGCCGGTACATATGAAGTTCAAGCTGCAGCTCGAGCCGGAAGCCGTGCTGGAGCACGTGATCTCGTCGGTCACCCGGGCGCGCAACCATGTTGACGACGTTGAATGGTCGGCAGAGGACGGCACGCGCACGGAATTCGACTTCCTCTGCCGCTGCGTCGAGGCCGCGATCAAGGCCGGCGCCACCACGATCAACATCCCCGATACGGTGGGCTATACGACGCCGGAAGAGTATCGCGACCTGTTCGTCAAGGTGCGCGAGAACGTGCCGAATTCCGACAAGGCGGTCTTCTCGGTGCATTGCCACAACGATCTCGGGATGGCTGTGGCGAATTCCCTGGCCGGCGTCGCCGGCGGCGCGCGCCAGATCGAATGCACCATCAACGGTATCGGGGAACGCGCCGGCAATGCGGCGCTTGAAGAGATCGTGATGGCGATCAGGACCCGCAATGACGCCTTCCCCTACGAGACCGGCATCGTCACCGAGATGCTGACCAAGGCCTCCAAAGCGGTGGCGCACGCGACCTCCTTTCCGGTGCAGTACAACAAGGCCATCGTCGGGCGCAACGCGTTTGCGCATGAGAGCGGCATCCACCAGGACGGCATGCTCAAGCATACCCAGACCTACGAGATCATGACCCCGGAATCGGTGGGCGTCTCCAAGACCTCGCTGGTGCTCGGCAAGCATTCCGGCCGTGCCGCCCTGAAGAACAAGCTGGAGGAGATGGGCTACGAACTGTCCGACAACCAGTTTCAGGACGTGTTCGTGCGCTTCAAGGCGCTGACCGACCGCAAGAAGACCATCTATGACGAGGATCTCGAGGCGCTGGTCGACGAGAAGCTGGCCGAGGCGCATGAGCGCATCCGCGTCGTCTCGCTGACCGTGATCGCCGGCACGCGCGGACCGCAGCGGGCGCTGCTCAAGCTCGATATCGGCGGCGATATCCGGGCCGACGAGGCTGATGGCAACGGACCGGTCGATGCCGTGTTCAACGCCATCAGCACCCTGGTCCCGCATGAGGCGGTGCTCGAGCTCTATCAGGTCCACGCCGTGACCGAGGGGACCGATGCGCAGGCGGAGGTCTCGGTGCGGCTGCATGCCAATGGGCGCTCGGTGACCGGGCGCGGCGCCGATCCCGATACGCTCGTCGCCTCGGCCAAGGCCTATCTCTCGGCGCTCAACAAGCTGATGGCGCGCGGCGAGGGGCTGCACGCCCAGCACGCGGCGGAATGA
- a CDS encoding NUDIX hydrolase has translation MTESREDSGYSIARIAAIRARLVPARWPWAERNASMIAQEWRAARAGNPHLFDGEVLLAHRVSASAGCDGVLALDFMPVRYSAFRAFKAAGFPDGFAVNVFPAIAPRDRAGRYLVGRMGGHTDNAGALYFATGTPDPGDVADDGRIDLTAAALRELAEETGLAPDRSVLDPHWHMLRRGGHLALIRVCMLALPAADLARHGEEARKSMPEPELAGIEVIGEGDDLTDAALPDFMRAYLARAFTGTLP, from the coding sequence GTGACGGAATCGCGCGAGGATTCTGGCTATTCAATCGCGCGCATTGCCGCCATCCGCGCGCGCCTCGTTCCCGCGCGCTGGCCCTGGGCAGAGCGGAATGCCTCGATGATCGCGCAGGAATGGCGCGCCGCGCGGGCAGGCAATCCGCATCTGTTCGACGGCGAAGTGCTGCTCGCCCATCGCGTATCCGCATCGGCGGGGTGCGACGGCGTGCTCGCGCTCGATTTCATGCCCGTGCGCTACAGCGCTTTCCGCGCCTTCAAGGCCGCCGGCTTTCCCGACGGGTTCGCCGTCAACGTCTTTCCCGCCATCGCGCCGCGTGACCGGGCCGGGCGCTACCTCGTCGGGCGGATGGGCGGCCATACGGATAATGCCGGCGCGCTCTATTTCGCCACCGGCACCCCCGATCCCGGGGATGTCGCGGATGACGGGCGCATCGATCTCACTGCCGCAGCCCTGCGCGAACTCGCCGAGGAGACCGGGCTCGCGCCTGACCGCAGCGTGCTCGATCCGCATTGGCACATGCTGCGCCGTGGCGGCCATCTGGCGCTGATACGCGTCTGCATGCTCGCTCTGCCGGCGGCGGATCTCGCGCGGCACGGCGAAGAGGCGCGCAAGAGCATGCCGGAGCCGGAACTCGCGGGAATCGAAGTGATCGGCGAAGGCGATGATCTGACGGACGCCGCCCTGCCGGATTTCATGCGCGCCTATCTCGCCCGCGCCTTCACCGGGACGCTGCCCTGA
- a CDS encoding PhzF family phenazine biosynthesis protein — translation MPRPYSILDVFTDTPFAGNPLAVVHEADDLDATRMQAIAREFNLSETVFLLPAESPRHKARLRIFTPGRELPFAGHPTVGTAVLLGLMDDGSDSADEVPAHAFGLEERVGIVSCVMEKRGENHGHARFRLPRLPEYLGEGPAPEAAAAALGLDPADIGFDRHLPSRHSAGVPFDLVPLASRDAVERARPGPDFDKVFGRDGDAGEVYLYSAGTVDPAHSFYSRMFAPGMGIAEDPATGSAAAALAGALMEYEPLGDGTHHVVIEQGYAMGRPSLIRLQLIIENGALVGAEIGGDAVLVARGELLP, via the coding sequence ATGCCCCGCCCCTACAGCATCCTCGACGTCTTCACCGACACGCCGTTCGCCGGCAACCCGCTCGCCGTGGTGCACGAGGCCGATGATCTCGACGCGACCCGGATGCAGGCGATCGCGCGGGAATTCAATCTCTCGGAAACGGTGTTTCTGCTGCCCGCCGAATCGCCGCGCCACAAGGCGCGTCTGCGCATCTTCACGCCGGGTCGCGAACTGCCCTTCGCCGGCCACCCGACGGTGGGGACCGCCGTGCTGCTCGGGTTGATGGATGACGGCAGCGATTCGGCAGACGAGGTGCCCGCCCACGCCTTCGGCCTGGAGGAGCGTGTCGGCATCGTTTCATGCGTGATGGAGAAGCGGGGCGAGAATCACGGCCATGCGCGGTTCCGGCTGCCGCGCCTGCCGGAATATCTGGGGGAGGGGCCGGCGCCGGAAGCGGCGGCTGCGGCTCTGGGGCTTGATCCCGCCGATATCGGTTTCGACCGCCATCTGCCGAGCCGCCATTCCGCCGGCGTACCCTTCGATCTGGTACCGCTCGCTTCGCGGGACGCGGTGGAACGGGCGCGTCCCGGGCCCGATTTCGACAAGGTGTTCGGGCGTGATGGCGATGCCGGGGAGGTCTACCTCTACAGTGCCGGCACGGTCGATCCGGCGCATTCCTTCTATAGCCGCATGTTCGCGCCGGGCATGGGGATTGCCGAAGATCCGGCCACCGGTTCCGCTGCAGCGGCCCTGGCCGGGGCCCTGATGGAATACGAGCCGCTCGGCGACGGCACGCATCATGTCGTCATCGAGCAGGGCTATGCGATGGGCCGCCCCAGCCTCATCCGGCTGCAACTCATTATCGAAAACGGGGCGCTCGTCGGCGCGGAAATCGGTGGCGATGCGGTGCTCGTGGCACGCGGTGAACTCTTGCCGTGA
- a CDS encoding endonuclease/exonuclease/phosphatase family protein, producing MKLRIATFNVENLVSRNVYGPRRRPQTAPALAMFDFADPAMRAQAQASMAMTLEDDDRQATALAIAETGADILALQEVENIGVLAPFMKHYVHAVSDIRYGHLRLLSGNDPRGIDCAFAARRGLVADEHAIVATSYAQASFASLGVYDPALAHFGIGPDDRVFNRDCLEIAIDLGDRDLALFICHLKSMGYAADGRDQTRILRRAEACAIRAIVQARFGNGWRDANWIVLGDLNDHRFTIGRGGAIEPTLPSGIDPLFEDFAVDVTAGLPEIERWTLYHRDREGPEGVPVEHHVQLDHILISPALAAANPDPQPQIVRRGLGYATPLDPTHPDRSIAWLSTRADRYPRIGWLRPQASDHCPVAVSLTIPQTRRGNQAGSVPGPG from the coding sequence ATGAAACTGCGCATCGCGACCTTCAATGTCGAAAATCTCGTCTCGCGCAACGTCTACGGACCGCGCCGGCGGCCCCAGACCGCCCCGGCGCTCGCGATGTTCGATTTCGCCGACCCGGCCATGCGCGCGCAGGCCCAGGCCTCGATGGCGATGACGCTGGAAGATGACGACCGCCAGGCTACGGCGCTCGCCATCGCCGAGACGGGAGCCGATATTCTCGCGCTTCAGGAAGTCGAGAATATCGGCGTGCTCGCGCCTTTCATGAAGCACTACGTGCATGCGGTCTCAGATATCCGCTACGGCCATCTGCGGCTTCTGTCGGGCAACGATCCGCGCGGCATCGACTGCGCCTTTGCTGCCCGCAGGGGCCTCGTCGCCGACGAGCATGCGATCGTGGCGACGTCGTACGCGCAGGCGAGCTTCGCTTCTCTCGGCGTCTACGACCCGGCACTCGCGCATTTCGGTATCGGACCGGATGACCGGGTGTTCAACCGGGATTGCCTGGAGATCGCCATCGATCTGGGCGATCGTGATCTGGCCCTGTTCATTTGTCACCTCAAATCCATGGGCTATGCCGCCGACGGCCGCGACCAGACCCGGATCCTGCGCCGGGCCGAGGCGTGCGCGATCCGGGCCATCGTCCAGGCGCGTTTCGGTAATGGCTGGCGTGACGCGAACTGGATCGTGCTGGGCGACCTCAACGATCACCGCTTCACGATCGGACGGGGCGGTGCGATCGAGCCGACACTGCCCTCCGGGATCGATCCGCTCTTCGAGGATTTCGCCGTCGATGTCACCGCCGGCCTGCCGGAAATCGAACGCTGGACGCTGTATCACCGCGATCGCGAGGGCCCGGAGGGCGTGCCGGTCGAGCATCATGTCCAGCTCGATCATATTCTGATCTCGCCGGCACTTGCCGCCGCCAATCCCGATCCGCAGCCGCAGATCGTGCGCCGCGGGCTCGGCTATGCCACGCCCCTCGACCCGACCCATCCAGACCGCTCGATCGCCTGGCTCTCGACCCGCGCCGACCGCTATCCGCGTATCGGGTGGCTGCGCCCGCAGGCGAGCGACCATTGCCCGGTTGCCGTCAGTCTCACCATTCCGCAAACGCGCCGTGGCAATCAGGCCGGATCAGTCCCGGGTCCCGGCTGA
- a CDS encoding DegQ family serine endoprotease, translated as MIQRPKAAHPRMPLQRHARALLAGMLALALMPVLPVPGFAQTSEATPPAQQAQVLSPVPRPGAPESFADLVERVMPAVVNISAATTTQADGRTFPQLPPGTPFEDLFEEFFNRRGQEAPPPRQRRSNSLGSGFVIDPEGIVVTNNHVIGEADEIEVIWADGTTRQAEVIGRDPQVDIAVLQVEVEEPLVAVSFGESEDLRIGDWVVAIGNPFGLGGSVSAGIVSARARNIDTGPYDNYIQTDAAINRGNSGGPLFNMNGEVVGINTAILSPTGGSVGIGFSIPTSLAEPIITQLREFGETRRGWLGVRIQNVDETTAEALGLERARGALVAGVDPEGPASDAGIETGDVIVRFDGEDVASSRELPRIVASTPIGKEVDVAVIRRGEEITIQVEIGRLAEGEMATRGDRPPADVPEAHADALGMEMMMMSDALRERFSIADGVEGVVVTEIDPDSAAADRRIQPGDVILEVGQEPVVTPAEVLDRLAAISEDGRRSALFLIANAQGEVRFVALSLEE; from the coding sequence ATGATCCAGAGACCCAAAGCCGCACATCCCAGGATGCCGCTGCAGCGACATGCGCGTGCGCTGCTCGCCGGCATGCTGGCACTCGCACTCATGCCCGTATTGCCCGTGCCCGGCTTCGCGCAGACCAGCGAAGCGACGCCTCCGGCGCAACAGGCGCAGGTGCTGTCTCCCGTGCCGCGCCCCGGCGCGCCCGAATCCTTCGCCGATCTGGTCGAGCGCGTGATGCCGGCCGTGGTCAACATCTCTGCGGCGACGACGACGCAGGCCGACGGGCGCACTTTCCCGCAATTGCCGCCCGGCACGCCTTTCGAGGATCTGTTCGAGGAATTCTTCAACCGGCGCGGTCAGGAGGCGCCACCCCCGCGCCAGCGTCGGTCTAACTCGCTCGGTTCGGGTTTCGTCATCGATCCGGAAGGCATCGTCGTCACCAACAACCACGTCATCGGCGAGGCGGACGAGATCGAGGTGATCTGGGCCGACGGCACGACGCGCCAGGCCGAGGTGATCGGCCGCGATCCGCAGGTCGACATCGCCGTGCTCCAGGTCGAGGTCGAGGAGCCGCTGGTGGCGGTGAGCTTCGGTGAATCGGAGGACCTGCGCATCGGTGACTGGGTCGTGGCGATCGGCAATCCGTTCGGTCTCGGCGGTTCTGTTTCCGCCGGTATTGTCTCGGCGCGGGCGCGCAATATCGATACCGGTCCCTATGACAATTACATCCAGACCGATGCCGCCATCAATCGCGGCAATTCCGGCGGGCCGCTGTTCAACATGAATGGCGAGGTGGTGGGCATCAACACCGCCATCCTGTCGCCGACGGGTGGTTCCGTGGGGATCGGCTTCTCGATCCCGACCTCGCTGGCCGAGCCGATCATCACGCAATTGCGTGAATTCGGCGAAACCCGGCGCGGCTGGCTCGGCGTGCGCATCCAGAATGTCGACGAGACCACGGCGGAAGCGCTCGGCCTCGAGCGGGCGCGCGGCGCCCTCGTCGCCGGAGTCGATCCGGAAGGGCCGGCCAGTGACGCCGGCATCGAGACCGGTGACGTGATCGTGCGTTTCGATGGTGAGGATGTCGCATCCTCGCGCGAATTGCCGCGCATCGTCGCCTCCACGCCGATCGGCAAGGAGGTCGATGTCGCGGTGATTCGCCGTGGTGAAGAGATCACCATTCAGGTCGAGATCGGACGTCTGGCCGAAGGTGAGATGGCCACGCGCGGCGATCGCCCGCCCGCAGACGTACCCGAAGCGCATGCCGATGCGCTGGGTATGGAGATGATGATGATGAGCGACGCCTTGCGTGAGCGCTTCTCCATCGCGGATGGTGTCGAGGGCGTCGTGGTCACGGAGATAGACCCGGATTCCGCCGCTGCCGACCGGCGCATTCAGCCGGGCGACGTCATCCTCGAAGTCGGCCAGGAGCCTGTCGTGACCCCCGCCGAGGTGCTCGACCGGCTTGCGGCGATCAGCGAAGACGGGCGGCGTTCGGCGCTGTTCCTGATCGCCAATGCGCAGGGCGAGGTGCGTTTCGTGGCGCTTTCGCTCGAAGAGTGA